The following proteins are encoded in a genomic region of Galbibacter sp. BG1:
- a CDS encoding DUF6427 family protein → MISSIFDRTNPINFIILAVFLSLFLVGGFFLYLDAPVNLQVFFKLFQSFALIIISLFLVDFVNRKNFLTKSNSFTIFFFVLIFCLFPKIFNEINLLVANVFILLSFRRLVSIRSNRDVEIKIFDASLWVFVATFFYSWSVFFIFLVYAGIFLYKKNDYRNLLIPFVALFTVLSIGFTSYYLINDLNQFYAYLQLLPKFELEKYEDLRYIVPLVFLCVMGIWSVVAFFLRKQSKSFITRVPGILIILMLGIAILVAIISESANTSEVIFSIFPLSVIIAKYVESIDKLWLKEAFVCSFIVMPFVILFL, encoded by the coding sequence TCTGTCGCTATTCCTTGTTGGTGGCTTTTTTTTGTATCTAGATGCGCCTGTTAATCTTCAGGTTTTTTTTAAGCTTTTTCAGTCTTTTGCCTTAATTATAATTTCCTTGTTTTTGGTGGATTTTGTAAACAGGAAAAACTTTTTAACTAAGAGTAATTCATTTACCATTTTCTTTTTTGTGCTTATTTTTTGCCTCTTCCCAAAGATTTTTAATGAAATAAACCTTCTGGTGGCCAACGTTTTTATACTTCTTTCTTTCCGGAGGCTCGTTAGTATTCGATCGAACCGTGACGTGGAAATTAAAATTTTTGATGCTTCCCTTTGGGTTTTTGTCGCCACTTTCTTTTATAGCTGGTCGGTATTTTTTATCTTTTTGGTTTACGCAGGGATATTTCTTTATAAAAAGAATGACTACCGAAACTTATTGATTCCATTTGTTGCTTTGTTCACCGTGCTTTCCATAGGCTTTACCAGTTATTACCTGATAAACGATTTAAACCAGTTTTATGCCTATCTGCAGCTGCTCCCAAAATTTGAACTGGAAAAGTATGAAGATCTAAGGTATATCGTTCCGCTTGTATTTTTATGCGTAATGGGAATATGGAGCGTAGTGGCTTTTTTCCTGCGTAAACAAAGTAAGTCGTTTATAACCAGAGTACCGGGAATTCTCATAATTTTAATGCTGGGCATTGCCATATTAGTGGCTATTATTTCTGAAAGTGCAAATACTTCCGAAGTGATTTTTAGTATTTTTCCCCTCTCCGTAATCATTGCCAAATATGTAGAAAGCATCGATAAGCTTTGGCTGAAAGAAGCTTTTGTATGCTCTTTTATCGTTATGCCCTTTGTAATCTTATTTTTGTAA
- the upp gene encoding uracil phosphoribosyltransferase: MEIHNISKQNSVVNHFLAELRDEKIQNDRMRFRKNIARIGEVLAYEMSKSLHYTSEAITTPLDKKEVNLIDDELVVCSILRAGIPLHDGILNFFDWADCSFISAYRYQTPEKEFEVTVEYLASQNLDNKVLVLADPMLATGQSILATFEALSKVGLPKEVHILSVIGAQPGIEFLEKELPKDTRLWIGDIDLQLNKKGYIVPGLGDAGDLAFGTRLQK, translated from the coding sequence ATGGAAATTCACAATATAAGCAAGCAAAACTCTGTAGTAAATCATTTTTTGGCTGAATTAAGAGATGAAAAAATCCAGAATGACCGAATGCGTTTTAGAAAAAATATTGCACGGATAGGGGAGGTGTTGGCTTATGAGATGAGCAAAAGTCTTCATTATACTTCGGAAGCAATAACTACACCATTGGATAAGAAGGAGGTAAATTTGATTGATGATGAGCTTGTTGTTTGCTCTATTTTACGTGCAGGGATACCACTCCACGATGGGATTTTAAATTTTTTCGATTGGGCAGATTGTTCTTTTATTTCCGCTTATCGTTACCAAACGCCAGAAAAGGAATTTGAAGTAACGGTGGAATATCTAGCCTCTCAAAATCTTGACAATAAGGTGCTCGTTCTCGCCGATCCCATGTTGGCGACTGGGCAGTCTATTTTAGCAACTTTTGAAGCGCTGTCGAAAGTAGGTTTGCCAAAGGAAGTTCATATTCTTTCTGTAATTGGTGCACAACCCGGGATAGAGTTTTTGGAAAAAGAATTGCCAAAAGACACAAGACTTTGGATAGGGGATATCGACCTTCAGCTGAATAAAAAAGGATATATTGTTCCAGGTCTCGGCGATGCGGGAGACCTTGCTTTTGGAACGCGTTTACAAAAATAA
- a CDS encoding glycosyltransferase codes for MNKDNIHIFCMKWGTLYDATYVNRLYSMVKRNLSLPFTMVCFTDDDKGIDDDIKCFPIPEVKINSNLPERMWKKLTTLKEDLYGLQGTALFLDLDVVIVDNIDCFFEDDNAFMIIKDYNKQWRITGNSSVYRFEIGKHGYVYDYFVENFDTIRKEHRNEQEYLSWAVHEKGLLNYWPTEWCPSYKYDCVSRIPFAFWKTPEIPEGAKIIIFHGEINPHKAIKGGRGKWYRYVRPAKWVADYWK; via the coding sequence ATGAATAAAGACAACATACATATTTTTTGCATGAAGTGGGGAACCTTATACGATGCCACTTATGTAAACCGACTTTATAGTATGGTAAAGCGTAATTTATCGCTTCCCTTCACAATGGTTTGTTTTACAGATGACGACAAGGGCATAGACGATGATATAAAGTGCTTTCCGATCCCCGAGGTAAAAATAAACTCCAACCTGCCCGAGCGTATGTGGAAGAAATTAACCACCTTGAAAGAAGACCTTTACGGTTTGCAGGGTACGGCTTTGTTTTTGGATTTGGATGTGGTTATTGTAGACAATATTGATTGTTTTTTTGAAGATGACAACGCTTTTATGATTATTAAAGACTACAATAAGCAATGGCGTATCACTGGTAACTCCTCTGTTTACCGCTTCGAAATTGGAAAGCATGGATATGTGTACGATTATTTCGTGGAAAATTTTGACACGATACGAAAAGAGCACAGAAACGAGCAAGAATATTTATCATGGGCCGTGCATGAAAAAGGACTACTTAATTATTGGCCTACCGAATGGTGCCCAAGCTATAAATACGATTGCGTTTCGAGAATTCCATTTGCTTTTTGGAAAACTCCAGAAATTCCCGAGGGCGCAAAAATCATTATTTTCCACGGAGAGATCAATCCGCATAAAGCCATTAAAGGCGGTAGGGGAAAATGGTATCGCTACGTACGTCCAGCAAAATGGGTTGCCGATTACTGGAAATAA
- a CDS encoding glycosyltransferase family 9 protein, translated as MKQPAHILVIRFSDIGDAAIAVPVLRCLLQQNNNVSVTVATKSFLKPVFETVEGIDVVTADIRGEHQGLNGLLKFYSEIKNYGFTEIADLHGSLRSTVIKTLFKLKGVPAKTIDKGRAAKRKLVNGSVFQPLKTTIERYANVFRALGYQIDLSKDVFPAPSELPQKIHTILRKDTKKWIGIAPFAFFESKMYPIDLMEEVIDYLSKTDKYKIILFGGAKDESELIRLSHGRENVIYTFNKMSFHEELQLIHHLDLMISMDSGNGHLAAMQGVPVITLWGVTHPYAGFYPYRQDEKNALLSDREKYPLIPTSIYGNKAPEDYKEVMRTISPTSVIDKIQEVLGK; from the coding sequence ATGAAGCAACCAGCACACATTTTAGTCATTCGTTTTTCTGATATTGGCGATGCCGCCATTGCGGTTCCCGTGCTTCGTTGTTTGCTTCAGCAGAACAATAATGTTAGTGTTACCGTTGCAACCAAATCCTTTTTAAAGCCCGTTTTTGAAACCGTTGAAGGTATCGATGTGGTTACCGCAGATATTCGAGGTGAACATCAAGGGTTAAACGGACTTCTAAAATTTTATTCAGAAATAAAGAATTACGGTTTTACCGAAATAGCCGATTTGCACGGGTCTTTAAGAAGCACTGTCATTAAAACACTTTTTAAACTGAAGGGTGTTCCCGCAAAAACCATTGATAAAGGACGTGCCGCCAAAAGAAAGCTAGTAAATGGCAGCGTTTTCCAACCCCTGAAGACGACCATAGAGCGCTACGCAAATGTTTTTAGGGCTCTGGGCTATCAAATTGATCTTTCTAAAGATGTTTTCCCTGCTCCATCGGAATTGCCACAAAAAATCCATACTATTCTCCGCAAAGACACTAAAAAGTGGATAGGGATTGCCCCTTTTGCTTTTTTTGAAAGCAAAATGTACCCCATCGATTTAATGGAAGAAGTAATTGATTATTTATCTAAAACAGATAAGTATAAAATCATCCTTTTTGGAGGTGCAAAAGACGAAAGTGAACTCATAAGACTCTCCCACGGTCGTGAAAATGTAATTTACACCTTCAACAAAATGTCTTTTCATGAAGAATTACAGCTTATCCATCATTTAGATCTCATGATTTCCATGGATAGTGGGAATGGTCATCTTGCAGCCATGCAAGGTGTTCCGGTTATTACACTTTGGGGTGTCACACATCCTTATGCGGGTTTTTACCCTTACCGACAGGATGAAAAAAATGCCCTGCTTTCCGATCGTGAAAAGTATCCACTTATACCAACCTCCATTTATGGGAACAAGGCTCCTGAAGATTATAAAGAAGTAATGCGAACCATTTCACCTACTTCCGTCATTGATAAAATTCAAGAGGTTTTAGGCAAATGA
- a CDS encoding HesB/IscA family protein: MIKVSETAKKKITQLMSDDGFDISQDFVRVGVRSGGCSGLSYDLKFDKSKADEDKMFEDNEVKIIVDKKSFLYLIGTTLEYSGGLNGKGFVFNNPNAQRTCGCGESFSL, translated from the coding sequence ATGATAAAAGTTTCTGAAACAGCGAAAAAGAAAATCACACAATTGATGTCGGACGATGGTTTCGATATCAGTCAAGATTTTGTACGTGTGGGTGTTAGGAGTGGTGGTTGTAGCGGATTATCATACGACTTAAAATTTGATAAAAGCAAAGCAGACGAGGATAAAATGTTTGAAGACAATGAGGTGAAAATCATTGTTGATAAAAAAAGTTTCCTTTACCTAATTGGTACAACTTTAGAATATTCAGGCGGATTAAACGGAAAAGGTTTTGTTTTTAACAATCCTAATGCACAGCGAACCTGTGGATGTGGGGAAAGTTTTTCGCTTTAA
- the sufB gene encoding Fe-S cluster assembly protein SufB, which produces MAYTEEELKKELETKEYEYGFYTDIESDTLPVGLNEDIVRAISKKKNEPEWMTDWRLEAYRAWTKMEEPEWANVTYKKPDFQAISYYSAPKKKPQYDSLDDVDPELLDTFKKLGISIDEQKKLAGVAVDVVMDSVSVATTFKKTLAEKGIIFCSISEAIQEHPELVKKYLGTVVPKQDNFYAALNSAVFSDGSFCYIPKGVRCPMELSTYFRINQAGTGQFERTLVVADESSYVSYLEGCTAPMRDENQLHAAVVELIALDGAEIKYSTVQNWFPGNKEGKGGVFNFVTKRGLCEKNSKISWTQVETGSAVTWKYPSCILKGDNSVGEFYSIAVTNNYQQADTGTKMIHLGKNTKSTIISKGISAGKSQNSYRGLVQVQGRAENARNFSQCDSLLMGNECGAHTFPYIETKNKTAQIEHEATTSKIGEDQIFYCNQRGIDTEKAIALIVNGFSKEVLNKLPMEFAVEAQKLLEISLEGSVG; this is translated from the coding sequence ATGGCATATACCGAAGAAGAATTAAAAAAAGAGCTCGAAACCAAAGAGTATGAGTACGGGTTTTATACCGATATTGAATCGGATACGTTGCCTGTAGGATTGAATGAAGATATTGTTCGAGCGATTTCGAAGAAAAAGAATGAACCGGAATGGATGACGGATTGGCGTTTGGAAGCCTATCGGGCTTGGACGAAAATGGAAGAGCCAGAATGGGCAAATGTTACTTATAAAAAACCCGATTTCCAAGCAATTTCCTACTATTCTGCTCCTAAAAAGAAACCGCAATACGATAGTTTAGACGATGTTGATCCAGAATTGCTGGATACTTTTAAAAAGCTTGGGATCTCTATCGATGAGCAGAAAAAACTTGCTGGTGTGGCAGTAGATGTAGTAATGGATTCTGTTTCTGTGGCGACCACTTTTAAAAAGACGCTGGCAGAAAAGGGAATTATTTTCTGTTCCATTTCTGAAGCCATACAAGAGCACCCCGAGTTGGTTAAAAAATACTTAGGAACCGTGGTGCCAAAACAAGACAATTTCTATGCGGCTTTAAATTCTGCTGTATTTTCCGATGGTTCTTTCTGCTACATCCCAAAAGGCGTTCGTTGCCCGATGGAATTGTCTACTTACTTCCGTATCAATCAAGCTGGAACTGGACAATTTGAAAGAACATTGGTGGTTGCCGATGAAAGCAGTTATGTAAGTTACCTAGAAGGTTGTACTGCCCCCATGCGTGATGAAAATCAATTGCACGCTGCGGTAGTGGAACTTATTGCGTTAGATGGCGCTGAAATTAAATATTCTACCGTACAGAACTGGTTTCCTGGAAACAAAGAAGGAAAAGGTGGTGTTTTCAATTTTGTAACTAAAAGAGGTCTTTGCGAAAAGAATTCCAAAATTAGCTGGACGCAAGTAGAAACTGGTTCTGCAGTTACTTGGAAATATCCTTCCTGTATTTTAAAGGGAGATAATTCTGTTGGGGAGTTTTATTCCATTGCAGTGACAAACAATTATCAGCAAGCGGATACAGGAACCAAAATGATTCACCTCGGAAAAAACACCAAGAGTACCATTATTTCCAAGGGTATTTCTGCAGGGAAATCCCAAAATAGTTACCGTGGATTGGTGCAGGTGCAAGGAAGAGCAGAAAATGCTCGAAACTTCTCTCAGTGCGATTCTTTATTAATGGGGAATGAGTGCGGGGCACATACCTTCCCATATATTGAAACTAAAAATAAGACCGCGCAAATAGAGCATGAAGCTACTACCAGTAAAATTGGGGAAGATCAAATTTTCTATTGCAATCAACGTGGTATTGATACAGAAAAGGCCATCGCTTTAATCGTAAACGGTTTCAGTAAAGAAGTTTTAAATAAATTACCTATGGAATTTGCTGTGGAAGCACAGAAATTATTGGAAATTTCTTTAGAAGGTTCCGTAGGATAA
- the sufC gene encoding Fe-S cluster assembly ATPase SufC produces the protein MLKIENLHASVEDKEILRGINLEVKPGEVHAIMGPNGSGKSTLSSVIAGNEDFEVTEGSISFLGESIDDLAPEERAHKGIFLSFQYPVEIPGVSVTNFIKTAINETRRAQGLEDMPANEMLKKIREKSELLAIDRKFLSRSLNQGFSGGEKKRNEIFQMAMLEPKLAILDETDSGLDIDALRIVSDGVNRLKSKDNAVVVITHYQRLLEYIVPDYVHVLLNGRIVKSGGKELALELEEKGYDWIKQEVAV, from the coding sequence ATGTTAAAGATTGAAAATTTACACGCTAGTGTAGAAGATAAAGAGATTTTAAGGGGAATTAATCTGGAAGTAAAGCCAGGGGAAGTACATGCTATTATGGGACCCAATGGTTCTGGTAAAAGTACCCTTTCTTCGGTAATCGCCGGAAATGAAGATTTTGAAGTAACCGAAGGTTCTATAAGTTTTCTCGGTGAAAGTATTGACGATTTGGCTCCCGAGGAAAGAGCTCATAAAGGTATTTTCCTTTCTTTTCAATACCCCGTGGAAATTCCCGGAGTGTCGGTTACTAATTTTATTAAAACCGCGATTAACGAAACGCGCAGAGCTCAAGGGTTGGAAGATATGCCAGCCAATGAAATGTTGAAGAAAATTCGTGAGAAATCGGAGTTATTGGCGATCGATCGTAAATTTCTTTCCCGTTCTTTAAATCAAGGTTTCTCCGGAGGGGAGAAAAAGCGTAACGAAATTTTCCAAATGGCGATGCTAGAGCCAAAATTGGCTATTTTAGATGAAACTGATTCTGGTTTGGATATAGATGCTTTAAGAATTGTTTCCGACGGTGTAAACCGACTTAAAAGCAAAGACAATGCCGTAGTTGTTATTACGCACTACCAACGTTTATTGGAATATATTGTTCCAGATTATGTTCACGTGCTTTTAAATGGAAGAATTGTAAAATCTGGCGGTAAAGAACTAGCCCTCGAATTGGAAGAAAAGGGATACGACTGGATTAAGCAGGAAGTAGCTGTTTAA
- a CDS encoding four helix bundle protein codes for MSTIKRFEDLEIWQEARALAKEILKIIFLTNLKNDYKLRDQIKGSSGSAMDNIAEGFDRDGNMEFRQFLSIAKGSAGETRSQLYRVFDSGYITEIELNDLVTRYINLSKRISAFINYLNKKEYKGIKYKG; via the coding sequence ATGAGTACCATCAAACGTTTTGAGGATTTAGAAATTTGGCAAGAGGCCAGAGCACTTGCTAAAGAAATTTTAAAAATTATCTTCTTAACCAATCTTAAAAACGACTATAAACTAAGAGATCAAATTAAAGGTTCTTCGGGGTCTGCTATGGATAATATAGCTGAAGGCTTTGACAGGGATGGAAACATGGAATTCAGACAATTTTTATCTATTGCCAAAGGATCTGCCGGAGAAACCAGGTCTCAGCTTTACCGAGTTTTCGATTCTGGATATATTACCGAGATAGAGCTTAATGACTTGGTTACGCGTTATATAAATTTAAGTAAAAGGATTTCGGCATTTATAAATTACTTGAATAAGAAAGAATACAAAGGAATAAAATATAAGGGTTAG
- the sufD gene encoding Fe-S cluster assembly protein SufD, with amino-acid sequence MELKDKLISSFMAFENRVDVDHPVHDIRSEAIKVFEEKGFPTKKDEAWKYTSLNALLKTDYSVFPKEESALEFKDVKKYFIHDIDSYKIVFIDGIYSSHLSQTSHEGLDVCLMSSALTKPKYRLVIENYFNKIAQTDDSLTALNTAFSREGAFVNIPKGKVVDKPIQIVHLSTGKESSLMLQPRSLVVVGENAHVQIIERHQSLTENPVLTNSVTEIFTHKRAIVDYYKIQNDNQHASLIDNTYISQQQNSHASVHTFSFGGKLTRNNLQFVHKGEHINSTLKGITITEDKQHVDHSTLVHHATPNCESHQDYKGIYADRSTGVFNGRIIVEKEAQKTNGFQQNNNILIDDKATINAKPQLEIFADDVKCSHGCTIGQLDEEALFYLQARGIPKKEARALLMYAFANNVLESVKIPELKTRINKLIAMKLNVNIGFDL; translated from the coding sequence ATGGAATTAAAAGATAAATTAATATCATCATTTATGGCTTTTGAAAATCGTGTGGATGTAGACCATCCAGTTCACGATATCCGTTCTGAAGCTATAAAAGTCTTTGAAGAAAAAGGTTTTCCAACCAAGAAAGATGAAGCGTGGAAATACACCTCTCTTAATGCGTTGCTAAAAACCGATTATAGCGTTTTTCCAAAGGAAGAGTCTGCGCTGGAATTTAAAGACGTTAAAAAATATTTCATTCACGATATCGATAGCTACAAAATTGTATTTATCGATGGTATTTACAGCTCTCATCTTTCGCAAACTTCACACGAAGGTTTAGATGTTTGTTTAATGAGCTCTGCCCTTACCAAGCCAAAGTATAGGCTGGTTATTGAGAACTACTTCAATAAAATAGCCCAAACGGATGATAGCCTTACGGCATTGAACACTGCTTTTTCTAGGGAAGGTGCATTTGTTAATATCCCAAAGGGAAAAGTAGTCGATAAACCGATACAAATTGTTCATTTATCCACTGGGAAAGAATCTTCGTTGATGCTTCAACCGAGATCTTTGGTTGTTGTTGGTGAGAATGCACATGTTCAAATTATAGAAAGGCATCAAAGTTTAACGGAGAATCCTGTTCTTACCAATTCCGTAACAGAAATTTTTACACATAAAAGAGCTATTGTAGATTATTATAAAATTCAGAATGATAATCAACACGCCTCTTTAATTGACAATACTTATATTTCCCAGCAGCAAAACAGTCATGCTTCAGTGCACACTTTTTCTTTTGGTGGAAAACTTACGCGTAACAACCTCCAATTTGTTCATAAAGGGGAACATATTAATTCCACATTAAAAGGAATTACAATTACGGAAGACAAGCAGCATGTAGACCACAGTACATTGGTACACCATGCCACTCCAAATTGTGAAAGTCACCAAGATTATAAAGGGATTTATGCTGATAGAAGTACTGGGGTGTTTAACGGCCGTATTATTGTGGAGAAAGAAGCACAGAAAACCAACGGTTTTCAGCAGAACAACAATATTTTAATTGATGATAAGGCTACCATCAATGCAAAACCACAGCTAGAGATATTTGCAGACGATGTAAAATGCTCTCACGGATGTACCATTGGGCAGTTGGATGAAGAAGCTTTGTTTTATTTACAAGCACGAGGGATCCCGAAAAAAGAAGCCCGTGCGCTCCTCATGTATGCCTTTGCAAATAACGTGTTGGAGAGTGTTAAAATACCCGAGCTAAAAACACGTATCAACAAATTAATTGCAATGAAATTGAATGTAAACATCGGTTTCGATTTGTAA